The Chryseobacterium geocarposphaerae genome has a window encoding:
- a CDS encoding WG repeat-containing protein, with product MRILVSQKHTMKNIYRLFAVFLFSVLLSQSSRVASKSETQFPGTTQFARVNPNRPDLISLYGDVPLLIPKRENGKVGYVNQKGQMIIPAEFYIAMFFAEDCNLLNSPNESVRKYGSNEYATVEKDQISYRIDVYGKKVYRYKDSDLGKCKNTYIKQKYGVYKDKYLFGLGDNHLYKNSKVTFKFQIPPQYEMLYVLEGNDLENPMIVAVANNKFGVINKDNKTIIPFEYEDIKLNYSWKLGGMFEVSKDGKNYYYVDVRNKKY from the coding sequence ATGCGTATTTTAGTATCACAAAAACATACCATGAAAAATATTTATCGACTCTTTGCAGTATTTCTGTTTAGTGTACTTCTTTCGCAGTCCAGCCGGGTAGCTTCAAAAAGTGAAACACAATTTCCCGGAACCACACAGTTTGCCAGAGTAAATCCTAATCGCCCTGATTTGATATCGCTATACGGAGATGTTCCCTTGCTTATCCCCAAAAGGGAAAATGGTAAGGTAGGTTATGTCAATCAAAAAGGGCAAATGATCATTCCTGCGGAATTTTATATTGCCATGTTTTTTGCGGAAGATTGTAATCTGCTTAATTCTCCGAATGAAAGTGTAAGGAAATATGGAAGCAATGAATATGCAACGGTAGAGAAAGATCAGATTTCTTACAGGATTGATGTTTATGGGAAAAAAGTTTATCGTTATAAAGATTCGGATTTAGGAAAATGTAAAAATACCTATATAAAACAAAAATACGGCGTTTATAAGGATAAATATCTTTTCGGGCTTGGAGATAATCATCTTTATAAAAATTCTAAAGTCACCTTTAAATTCCAGATTCCCCCTCAATATGAGATGTTGTACGTTTTGGAAGGCAATGATTTAGAAAATCCTATGATCGTGGCTGTGGCCAACAATAAATTCGGTGTGATCAATAAAGATAATAAAACCATTATTCCTTTTGAATATGAAGATATTAAATTGAATTATAGCTGGAAACTTGGAGGAATGTTTGAGGTTTCAAAAGATGGTAAAAACTATTATTATGTAGACGTCAGAAACAAAAAATATTAA
- a CDS encoding aconitate hydratase, producing the protein MTFDIDMIKKVYERYPERIAAARQIVGKPLTLSEKILYTHLWEGNATQEYERGNSYVDFAPDRVAMQDATAQMALLQFMQAGKAKVAVPSTAHADHLIQAKVGADKDLQEGINKNSEVFNFLSSVCDKYGIGFWKPGAGIIHQVVLENYAFPGGMMIGTDSHTVNAGGLGMVAIGVGGADAVDVMAGMAWELKMPKLIGVKLTGKMNGWTSAKDVILKVAGILTVKGGTGCIVEYFGEGAKSLSATGKGTICNMGAEIGATTSTFGYDDSMRRYLAATGRQDVVDAADKIAEHLTGDPEVYANPEQYFDQLIEINLSELAPHLNGPFTPDLATPVSEFRAKAEANGWPLEVEWALIGSCTNSSYEDLSRAASIVEDAVAKGVKPKAILGINPGSEQVKFTAERDGFLNSFRKFENARIFTNACGPCIGQWDREGAEKGEKNSIIHSFNRNFAKRADGNPNTHAFVASPEMVAAVAISGRLDFNPITDTLTNEAGEQIKLDEPKGFELPEKGFAVDDNGYQAPSEDGSNVVVNVSPTSDRLQLLEEFPAWDGKNITGAKVLIKAFGKCTTDHISMAGPWLKYRGHLDNISNNMLIGAVNAYNMETNKVKNELTGEYGEVPAVQRAYKAAGVPTIVVGDQNYGEGSSREHAAMEPRHLGVKAVLVKSFARIHETNLKKQGMLGITFANETDYDKILEDDTVNFLDLDQFAPGRQLTLEFIHKDGTKDIIMANHTYNDQQIDWFKAGSALNLIKQQEKN; encoded by the coding sequence ATGACTTTTGATATTGATATGATCAAAAAAGTGTACGAGCGTTATCCTGAGAGAATTGCTGCTGCAAGACAGATCGTGGGAAAACCCCTTACTCTTTCAGAAAAAATCCTTTACACTCACCTTTGGGAGGGAAATGCAACACAAGAATATGAAAGAGGAAACTCTTATGTAGACTTTGCACCGGACAGAGTTGCCATGCAGGATGCCACTGCGCAAATGGCTCTTTTACAATTCATGCAGGCCGGAAAAGCTAAGGTTGCTGTTCCTTCAACTGCTCATGCCGACCACCTGATTCAGGCGAAGGTAGGAGCTGATAAAGATCTGCAGGAAGGAATCAATAAAAACTCGGAGGTTTTCAACTTTTTGAGTTCTGTATGTGATAAATACGGAATCGGTTTCTGGAAACCGGGAGCCGGGATTATTCACCAGGTAGTACTAGAGAATTATGCTTTTCCGGGAGGGATGATGATCGGTACAGACTCTCATACGGTAAATGCAGGTGGACTTGGAATGGTAGCAATTGGTGTAGGTGGAGCTGATGCAGTAGATGTGATGGCAGGAATGGCTTGGGAGCTTAAAATGCCAAAATTGATCGGGGTAAAATTAACCGGTAAAATGAACGGATGGACTTCTGCAAAAGACGTTATCCTAAAAGTAGCAGGAATTCTTACCGTAAAAGGAGGAACAGGATGCATCGTAGAATATTTCGGAGAAGGAGCAAAATCTCTTTCAGCAACAGGTAAAGGTACCATCTGCAACATGGGTGCTGAAATCGGGGCTACAACTTCTACTTTTGGATATGATGACTCTATGAGAAGATATTTGGCAGCTACAGGAAGACAGGATGTAGTAGATGCTGCTGATAAAATTGCTGAACACTTAACGGGTGATCCTGAAGTATACGCAAATCCTGAACAATATTTTGATCAATTAATCGAAATCAACCTTTCTGAATTGGCGCCTCACTTAAACGGGCCTTTCACTCCGGATTTGGCAACGCCTGTTTCTGAATTCAGAGCTAAAGCGGAAGCAAACGGATGGCCTCTGGAAGTAGAATGGGCATTAATCGGTTCTTGTACTAACTCTTCTTATGAAGATTTATCAAGAGCAGCTTCTATCGTTGAAGATGCCGTAGCTAAAGGGGTGAAGCCAAAAGCTATTCTAGGGATTAACCCTGGTTCTGAGCAGGTAAAATTCACAGCAGAAAGAGACGGATTCTTAAATTCTTTCAGAAAATTTGAAAATGCAAGAATCTTTACCAATGCTTGCGGACCTTGTATCGGACAATGGGATAGAGAAGGTGCTGAAAAAGGAGAGAAAAACTCCATTATCCACTCTTTCAACAGAAACTTTGCGAAAAGAGCAGACGGTAATCCAAATACTCATGCATTCGTAGCTTCACCGGAAATGGTAGCTGCTGTTGCAATTTCAGGAAGATTAGACTTCAACCCGATTACAGATACATTAACTAATGAAGCAGGTGAACAGATCAAATTAGACGAGCCTAAAGGGTTTGAACTACCGGAAAAAGGATTCGCTGTAGATGACAATGGATATCAGGCTCCATCTGAAGACGGTTCAAACGTTGTGGTAAATGTAAGTCCTACTTCAGACAGACTACAGTTACTGGAAGAATTCCCGGCTTGGGATGGTAAAAACATTACCGGAGCAAAAGTCTTAATCAAAGCTTTCGGAAAATGTACAACTGACCACATTTCTATGGCTGGACCTTGGTTGAAATACAGAGGTCACCTTGATAACATTTCAAACAATATGTTGATCGGGGCTGTCAATGCTTACAATATGGAAACCAACAAAGTTAAAAATGAGCTAACCGGTGAATATGGCGAAGTTCCTGCTGTACAGAGAGCTTACAAAGCTGCCGGAGTTCCTACGATCGTTGTTGGAGATCAAAACTATGGGGAAGGCTCTTCAAGAGAGCACGCTGCAATGGAACCAAGACATCTTGGTGTAAAAGCAGTTCTGGTAAAATCATTTGCGAGAATCCACGAAACGAACCTTAAAAAACAAGGAATGTTGGGAATTACTTTCGCCAATGAAACTGATTATGATAAAATCCTGGAGGATGATACCGTAAACTTCTTAGATCTTGATCAGTTTGCTCCAGGAAGGCAATTGACATTAGAATTCATTCACAAAGACGGAACTAAGGATATCATTATGGCTAATCATACTTATAATGATCAGCAAATTGACTGGTTTAAAGCGGGATCAGCTTTAAATCTGATTAAACAACAAGAGAAAAATTAA
- a CDS encoding LytR/AlgR family response regulator transcription factor — MNKIRCIVVDDEPLAISLLENYVQKVPFLELIFSTENPIEALEFIQNNESDLVFLDIQMPELTGINFMKILGNKLKYILTTAYSEYALEGYEHNIVDYLLKPISFERFYKSALKAQERFVINENKEDAHFFVKSSGQQHRINFEDILYVESIKDYVNIRTSEQEYIVLDTLKSMELQLPENSFVRIHKSFILNLNQIKNLGSKKVTLLSEQEIPIGESYRMNLLAKIK; from the coding sequence ATGAATAAGATTAGATGTATTGTAGTAGATGATGAACCATTGGCAATTTCTCTTTTGGAAAATTATGTTCAGAAAGTTCCTTTTCTTGAACTGATTTTCTCTACCGAAAATCCTATCGAAGCATTAGAGTTTATTCAGAATAATGAATCTGATCTGGTTTTTCTTGATATTCAAATGCCTGAACTTACAGGGATCAATTTCATGAAAATTTTAGGAAATAAACTGAAATATATTTTAACAACGGCTTACTCCGAATATGCTCTCGAAGGATATGAGCACAACATTGTTGATTATCTTCTAAAACCGATTTCCTTTGAACGGTTTTATAAAAGTGCTTTAAAGGCACAGGAACGTTTTGTTATCAATGAAAATAAGGAAGATGCCCATTTCTTTGTAAAATCATCCGGACAGCAGCACAGAATCAATTTTGAAGATATTTTGTATGTGGAAAGCATCAAAGATTATGTTAATATCAGAACGTCGGAACAGGAATATATTGTTTTGGATACTTTAAAATCGATGGAGTTACAGCTTCCTGAAAATTCTTTTGTAAGGATTCATAAATCTTTTATTCTTAATTTAAATCAGATTAAAAATTTAGGGAGCAAAAAAGTGACACTGCTTTCTGAACAGGAAATTCCGATAGGAGAGAGCTACAGAATGAATCTTCTGGCTAAAATAAAGTGA
- a CDS encoding TonB-dependent receptor, whose product MKGLFFLGLSVGSFAFLQAQNTDSLKIKEIEAVNFTKRLPVAKEIINVQKDLDSKNLGQDLPILLKNQTSIISTSDAGNGVGYTGFRIRGVSGTAINVMMNGVPYNDSESQGTFFVNVPDLTSSASQILIQRGVGTSNNGSAAFGASINVISRDPEEKFYFKTDDSYGSFNTYKYSAEIGSGKFWGNRLSVMGRYTHINSDGYIDRAFSKLDSYNLTALYEEGKTRIRLMAFGGKEKTYQAWNGIDRETWETNPKFNPSGAIYDSGWENIIGFYDNETDNYRQNHYQLLWEQKFNDKWNLETTLHYTKGKGYYENYKQGDPFARYNLPDVNGEEYSDFIRKKWLNNDFYGIVSTLYGKLGSIDVNFGAVANQYYGRHYGNVTGVFLPQIDEHEYYRGRSVKNEVSGFAKALVRVNDFEFFGDLQLRNVDYDTKIITAGDDEGANLDKNWLFFNPKVGANYKIENGKIFVSYAHAHREPNRDDLLANNDVKAEKLHDFEAGFERQFGIVSFTANLYYMYYVNQLVLNGELNNVGAFIRTNSGRSYRSGIELGALAKLSKQWELTGNVSFSNNRNLDFKTENETEVKNLGNTQISFSPDIIANLGLKFSPTKNFQFALMNQYVGKQYLDNSEDKNLQLKDYLLTDFNAQYQFTIAHHEVALKLLVNNIFNKKYVNNGAVWDGNPYYFSQAGTNFMLGVSWKTH is encoded by the coding sequence ATGAAAGGATTATTTTTTTTAGGGCTTAGTGTAGGCTCTTTCGCTTTTTTGCAGGCGCAAAATACCGATTCCTTGAAAATAAAGGAAATTGAAGCTGTTAATTTTACCAAAAGACTTCCGGTTGCGAAGGAAATTATTAATGTTCAGAAAGATTTGGACAGTAAAAATCTTGGACAGGATTTACCTATTTTACTTAAAAATCAAACCTCTATCATTTCTACCTCAGATGCAGGAAATGGAGTGGGTTACACAGGTTTTAGAATTCGTGGAGTTTCGGGAACGGCAATCAACGTGATGATGAATGGTGTTCCGTATAATGATTCTGAAAGTCAGGGGACTTTTTTTGTGAATGTTCCGGATCTGACGAGTTCCGCATCTCAGATTTTAATTCAGAGAGGGGTAGGAACATCGAATAATGGATCTGCGGCGTTTGGCGCAAGTATTAATGTGATTTCAAGAGATCCCGAAGAAAAGTTTTACTTTAAAACAGACGATAGTTACGGTTCATTCAATACCTATAAGTATTCTGCAGAAATCGGCTCCGGGAAATTCTGGGGAAACCGTCTTTCGGTAATGGGACGTTATACGCATATCAATTCTGATGGCTATATTGACAGGGCTTTTTCGAAGCTGGATTCTTACAATTTGACGGCATTATATGAAGAAGGAAAAACAAGAATCCGTTTAATGGCTTTCGGAGGGAAAGAAAAAACGTATCAGGCCTGGAACGGAATTGACAGAGAAACCTGGGAGACGAATCCGAAATTTAATCCATCGGGAGCCATTTATGATTCTGGATGGGAAAACATTATTGGGTTTTATGATAATGAAACCGATAATTACAGGCAAAACCACTACCAATTGCTTTGGGAACAAAAGTTTAATGATAAGTGGAATTTAGAAACAACTTTGCATTATACGAAAGGAAAGGGGTATTATGAAAATTACAAACAGGGCGATCCTTTTGCAAGATATAATTTGCCAGATGTAAATGGTGAAGAATACTCTGATTTCATCAGAAAAAAATGGCTGAATAATGATTTTTACGGTATCGTTTCCACACTATACGGAAAACTGGGAAGTATTGATGTAAACTTCGGAGCAGTGGCAAATCAGTATTATGGAAGGCATTATGGAAATGTGACCGGGGTTTTTCTTCCTCAGATTGATGAGCACGAATATTACAGAGGTCGTTCTGTGAAAAATGAAGTTTCAGGTTTTGCAAAAGCTTTGGTAAGAGTTAACGATTTTGAATTCTTCGGAGACCTTCAGCTTAGAAATGTAGATTATGATACTAAAATAATCACGGCGGGAGATGATGAAGGAGCTAATCTGGATAAAAACTGGCTATTTTTTAATCCAAAAGTGGGGGCTAATTATAAAATAGAAAATGGGAAGATTTTTGTTTCCTATGCCCATGCACACCGCGAACCGAATAGGGATGATTTGTTAGCTAACAATGATGTGAAGGCGGAGAAGCTTCATGATTTCGAGGCTGGTTTTGAAAGACAGTTCGGAATTGTATCGTTTACAGCCAACCTGTATTATATGTATTATGTGAATCAACTGGTATTGAATGGGGAGCTGAATAATGTAGGGGCTTTTATCAGAACCAATTCAGGGAGAAGCTACAGAAGCGGAATTGAATTGGGCGCATTGGCGAAGCTTTCAAAACAATGGGAGCTGACAGGAAATGTGAGTTTCAGTAACAACAGAAATTTAGATTTCAAAACAGAAAACGAAACGGAGGTGAAAAATCTTGGAAATACACAGATTTCCTTTTCTCCGGACATTATTGCCAATTTAGGTTTGAAATTCAGTCCTACAAAAAATTTCCAGTTTGCGTTGATGAACCAATATGTAGGAAAACAATATCTTGATAATTCTGAAGATAAGAACTTGCAACTGAAAGATTATCTTTTAACGGATTTTAATGCCCAATATCAATTTACGATCGCTCATCATGAAGTTGCCTTAAAGCTTTTGGTAAACAATATTTTCAATAAGAAATACGTAAATAACGGCGCAGTTTGGGACGGAAATCCTTATTATTTTTCACAGGCGGGAACCAATTTCATGTTGGGGGTAAGCTGGAAAACACATTAA
- a CDS encoding DUF5694 domain-containing protein: MKTLLYTVLVCLSTFISAQKKPSEYFPNPKTKVLVVGSFHFDYPNLDAHKTEKNDQVDVLSPKTSQEVTELVNYIKKFKPTKIAIEAFPSWNANQKLNEYKEGKHTNKRDERYQIAMRTAKECNLNELYSIDAESVLDDLQERFGKTDSLYFKNLSADYDFLSDDVISKQYNSFFKSTEPKNFKSLLEMFKFMNSKEYHQYEYGAYLNGDFKLREHDGADMLALYWYNRNLRMFRNIQNIPHNSEDRILVVVGNGHASVLRQLFTSSPEFDYIEFDSLK; the protein is encoded by the coding sequence ATGAAAACATTGTTATACACGGTTTTAGTTTGTTTATCAACATTCATTTCTGCACAGAAAAAACCATCAGAATATTTCCCAAATCCTAAAACGAAAGTTCTAGTGGTGGGTTCATTCCATTTTGACTATCCTAATCTGGATGCTCACAAAACGGAAAAAAACGATCAGGTCGATGTTTTATCTCCCAAGACTTCACAGGAAGTGACTGAGCTTGTCAATTATATCAAAAAATTTAAGCCCACAAAGATTGCGATTGAAGCATTTCCGAGCTGGAATGCCAATCAGAAATTAAACGAATATAAAGAAGGTAAACACACAAATAAAAGAGATGAAAGATACCAAATTGCGATGCGTACAGCGAAAGAATGTAACCTAAATGAATTGTATAGCATAGATGCCGAATCTGTTTTGGACGATTTGCAGGAAAGATTCGGAAAGACAGATTCATTATATTTTAAAAATCTAAGTGCGGATTATGATTTCTTAAGTGATGATGTCATTTCAAAACAGTATAATAGCTTTTTTAAAAGTACAGAACCTAAAAACTTCAAATCTCTTCTTGAAATGTTCAAATTCATGAACAGTAAAGAATATCATCAATATGAATATGGTGCTTATCTGAATGGAGACTTTAAACTGAGAGAACACGATGGCGCGGATATGCTGGCTTTGTACTGGTACAACAGAAACCTTAGAATGTTCAGAAATATTCAGAATATTCCTCATAATTCTGAAGATCGGATCTTAGTAGTGGTTGGAAACGGCCATGCTTCTGTTTTAAGACAGTTATTTACCTCATCACCAGAATTTGATTACATCGAATTTGATTCATTAAAGTAA
- a CDS encoding sensor histidine kinase, with protein sequence MKISKLFYLHLFFWVIYVTGAVLVPYFVFHSKNTIFNITFFITSITCFYVNYFIVVPKFFDADKLYKSFFAFFLGVAAFVMVRYFAEEMFLPQFFGIRNYAKGISFGFYFFDNIFYSSTTIFISTTFWFFKYSMKAEQEKSELIEARKTAELQALKTQINPHFIFNSLNNIYSLVYQKSDKALPALEELSQLLRYSTKDLGEDAITLDKEIGYIDSLTALEKLRIKDPELLVFEKNISHPKLNISPMILVPFVENAFKHGDFRDKGFLMKISDNNQILHFYLLNYKKERMKDSVSGIGIENVKKRLEILYPKKYELNIKDSQTEFVVDLKIDLRNE encoded by the coding sequence ATGAAAATAAGCAAGCTTTTTTATCTACATCTTTTCTTCTGGGTAATTTATGTAACGGGTGCTGTTCTCGTTCCTTATTTTGTTTTTCATTCAAAGAATACGATCTTTAACATTACCTTTTTTATTACGAGTATTACTTGTTTTTACGTCAATTATTTTATTGTAGTTCCGAAGTTCTTTGATGCAGATAAACTGTATAAATCCTTTTTCGCCTTTTTCCTTGGTGTAGCGGCATTTGTGATGGTAAGATATTTTGCAGAAGAGATGTTTTTACCTCAGTTTTTCGGTATCAGAAATTATGCAAAAGGAATAAGTTTCGGATTTTATTTTTTTGATAATATTTTTTACAGCAGTACAACAATTTTCATCAGTACAACTTTTTGGTTTTTTAAATATTCCATGAAAGCTGAACAGGAAAAATCCGAACTCATTGAAGCTAGAAAAACAGCGGAATTACAGGCTTTAAAAACACAAATCAATCCGCATTTTATTTTTAATTCTTTAAATAATATTTATTCTTTGGTTTACCAAAAGTCGGATAAGGCATTGCCTGCGCTCGAAGAATTGAGTCAGCTATTGAGGTATAGTACAAAAGATTTGGGTGAAGATGCTATCACTTTAGATAAAGAAATCGGATATATTGATAGTTTGACTGCTCTTGAAAAATTAAGAATCAAAGATCCTGAATTATTAGTATTTGAAAAAAATATCAGTCATCCTAAATTGAATATCTCACCAATGATCTTAGTTCCTTTTGTGGAGAATGCGTTCAAACACGGAGATTTCCGTGATAAAGGTTTTCTAATGAAAATTTCGGATAACAATCAAATCTTGCATTTTTATCTTTTAAATTATAAAAAAGAAAGAATGAAGGATTCCGTTTCGGGAATCGGAATTGAGAATGTAAAAAAGAGACTGGAAATCCTCTATCCTAAAAAATATGAATTGAATATAAAGGATTCGCAAACAGAATTTGTCGTAGATTTAAAAATTGATTTACGAAATGAATAA
- a CDS encoding bifunctional aconitate hydratase 2/2-methylisocitrate dehydratase, whose protein sequence is MNMYQDYIQEIAERKNQGLHPKPIDSAELLSEIIAQIKDTANEYRADSLNFFIYNTLPGTTSAAGVKAQFLKEIILGESVVEEISPAFAFELLSHMKGGKSIEVLLDLALGNDTAIAQEAAKVLKTQVFLYDADTNRLKEAYESGNEIAKEILESYAKAEFFTKLPEVAEEIKVVTFIAGEGDISTDLLSPGNQAHSRSDRELHGKCMITPQAQEEIKALQAQHPDASVMLIAEKGTMGVGSSRMSGVNNVALWTGKQASPYVPFVNIAPIVGGTNGISPIFLTTVDVTGGIGIDLQNWVKKYDENGELVRNEKGEPVLEEAYSVATGTVLTINTKTKKLYNGDKELKDISKSFTPQKLEFIKAGGSYAIVFGKKIQTFAAKTLGIIPPTVFAPSKEISIEGQGLTAVEKIFNRNAVGVTPGKVLHAGSDVRVEVNIVGSQDTTGLMTAQELESMAATVISPIVDGAYQSGCHTASVWDKKAQTNIPKLMKFMNDFGVITARDPKGEYHAMTDVIHKVLNDITVDEWAIIIGGDSHTRMSKGVAFGADSGTVALALATGEASMPIPESVKVTFKGEMKEHMDFRDVVHATQAQMLKQFDGENVFQGRIIEVHIGTLPADQAFTFTDWTAEMKAKASICISQDNTLIESLEIAKSRIQIMIDKGMDNHNQVLKGLIEKADKRIAEIRSGEKPALTPDANAKYYAEVVVDLDAIVEPMIADPDVNNEDVSKRYTHDTIRDLTYYGGEKKVDLGFVGSCMVHKGDLKIVSQMLRNLEKQNGKVEFQAPLVVAAPTYNIIDELKAEGDWELLEKYSGFEFNDAAPKVEARTQYENMMYLERPGCNLCMGNQEKAEKGDTVLATSTRLFQGRVVEDSERKKGESLLASTPVVVLSAVMGRIPSIDEYKTAVEGIDLTTFVPPIKELVAVGH, encoded by the coding sequence ATGAATATGTATCAGGATTACATCCAAGAAATTGCAGAAAGAAAAAACCAGGGGCTACATCCAAAGCCAATTGACAGTGCAGAATTATTAAGCGAAATCATCGCACAAATTAAAGATACAGCTAATGAATACAGGGCTGACTCTCTTAATTTTTTCATTTACAACACTTTACCAGGAACAACAAGTGCTGCAGGTGTAAAAGCTCAGTTTTTAAAAGAAATCATTCTTGGCGAATCTGTAGTAGAAGAAATTTCTCCCGCTTTTGCTTTCGAATTATTATCCCACATGAAAGGAGGGAAATCCATCGAAGTATTGTTGGATTTAGCTTTAGGCAATGATACTGCTATCGCTCAGGAAGCTGCAAAAGTTCTTAAAACTCAGGTTTTCCTTTATGATGCGGATACCAACCGATTGAAGGAAGCTTATGAAAGCGGTAATGAAATTGCAAAAGAAATCCTTGAAAGCTATGCAAAAGCGGAATTCTTCACTAAACTTCCTGAAGTTGCTGAAGAAATCAAAGTGGTAACTTTCATCGCTGGTGAAGGTGATATTTCTACCGACCTGCTTTCTCCTGGTAATCAGGCACACTCAAGATCCGACCGTGAACTGCACGGAAAATGTATGATTACTCCTCAAGCTCAGGAAGAAATCAAAGCTTTACAGGCCCAGCATCCTGATGCAAGTGTAATGCTGATCGCAGAAAAAGGAACAATGGGTGTTGGTTCTTCCCGTATGTCCGGAGTAAACAATGTTGCTCTTTGGACGGGGAAACAGGCAAGTCCTTACGTACCATTCGTAAACATAGCTCCGATCGTTGGAGGAACAAACGGAATCTCTCCTATTTTCTTAACAACAGTTGATGTAACCGGAGGTATAGGAATCGACCTTCAGAACTGGGTTAAAAAATATGACGAGAACGGAGAATTAGTGAGAAATGAAAAAGGAGAACCTGTTTTGGAAGAAGCTTATTCTGTAGCGACAGGAACCGTTCTTACCATTAATACAAAAACTAAAAAATTATACAACGGAGATAAAGAGCTGAAAGATATTTCAAAATCATTTACTCCTCAAAAATTAGAATTTATCAAAGCAGGAGGTTCTTATGCCATCGTTTTTGGTAAAAAAATCCAAACGTTTGCTGCAAAAACTTTAGGAATTATCCCTCCAACGGTTTTTGCTCCTTCTAAAGAAATCTCTATTGAAGGACAAGGTCTTACTGCCGTTGAAAAAATCTTCAACAGAAATGCAGTAGGAGTTACACCAGGAAAAGTTTTACACGCAGGTTCTGACGTTCGCGTTGAAGTAAATATTGTTGGATCCCAGGACACAACGGGTTTAATGACCGCTCAGGAATTGGAATCTATGGCTGCAACGGTGATTTCTCCAATCGTAGACGGAGCTTATCAGTCAGGATGCCACACCGCTTCAGTTTGGGATAAAAAAGCACAGACGAATATTCCTAAATTAATGAAATTCATGAACGATTTCGGGGTAATCACAGCTCGTGACCCGAAAGGTGAATACCACGCCATGACAGACGTTATTCACAAAGTTCTTAACGATATTACGGTTGACGAATGGGCAATCATTATCGGAGGTGACTCTCACACGAGAATGTCTAAGGGTGTTGCTTTCGGAGCTGACTCCGGAACGGTAGCTCTAGCTTTGGCAACAGGTGAAGCTTCAATGCCGATTCCTGAATCTGTGAAAGTGACTTTCAAAGGAGAAATGAAGGAACATATGGATTTCCGTGATGTGGTTCATGCAACTCAGGCTCAGATGCTGAAGCAATTTGACGGAGAAAATGTGTTCCAGGGAAGAATTATCGAAGTTCATATCGGAACACTTCCGGCTGACCAGGCGTTTACATTCACAGACTGGACTGCAGAAATGAAAGCTAAAGCTTCTATCTGTATCTCTCAGGATAATACCTTGATTGAATCTTTAGAGATTGCGAAAAGCAGAATCCAGATCATGATTGACAAAGGTATGGATAATCACAATCAGGTTCTTAAAGGATTAATTGAAAAAGCAGATAAAAGAATTGCTGAAATCAGAAGTGGTGAAAAACCAGCTTTAACTCCTGATGCCAATGCTAAATATTATGCAGAAGTAGTTGTTGATCTTGATGCCATCGTAGAACCGATGATCGCTGACCCGGATGTAAACAACGAAGATGTTTCTAAAAGATATACGCACGACACTATCAGAGATCTTACCTACTACGGGGGTGAGAAAAAAGTTGACCTTGGTTTCGTAGGCTCTTGCATGGTTCACAAAGGGGATTTAAAAATCGTTTCTCAGATGTTGAGAAATCTTGAAAAACAAAATGGTAAAGTAGAATTCCAGGCTCCATTGGTGGTAGCTGCTCCTACTTATAACATTATTGATGAATTAAAGGCTGAAGGCGACTGGGAATTACTGGAAAAATATTCAGGTTTTGAGTTCAACGATGCTGCTCCAAAAGTAGAAGCCCGTACTCAGTATGAAAACATGATGTACCTTGAGCGCCCGGGATGTAACCTTTGTATGGGTAACCAGGAAAAAGCTGAAAAAGGAGATACCGTTTTAGCGACTTCTACCCGCCTATTCCAGGGAAGAGTGGTTGAAGACTCTGAACGTAAAAAAGGAGAATCTTTATTGGCTTCGACTCCGGTAGTTGTTTTATCAGCTGTAATGGGAAGAATTCCAAGCATCGACGAGTACAAAACAGCTGTTGAAGGAATCGATTTGACAACTTTTGTTCCTCCTATCAAAGAATTGGTAGCAGTTGGTCATTAA